From a region of the Nocardioides ginsengisegetis genome:
- a CDS encoding serine hydrolase has product MTGRLQACVDGYQAIGRLPSVVAGVLRRGVLVEVAGAGDVPGPDPADVQYRIGSITKTFVAVAVLQCVADGLLALDDPIGAVVPGTGYADATVAGLLGHVSGMQSEPVGPWWERSPGVGLDDLLAANDGTGAVADPGEYFHYSNLGFALLGEAVARLRGQSWWDVTRSRILEPLGMGRTTYLPVGPSAQGFSVGHFAGTLTREPHQDTGAMAPAGQAWSTVQDLAAWGRFLAQGDPRVLDLDVLREAYRPGQRDYGLGFRVVEAHGRRLVGHTGSMPGFLASLFVDPATGDGSVLLTNATTGLVTDAVPARLLGDEPVEPAAPWTPTVRVPDALAGVPGVWFWGNTAFELRWHDERLEVHSLALQNRQDVFEVRGDRVVGVAGYHRGETLHVVRRGDGSVSHLDCATFVYTRTPYDPDVEIPGGHPA; this is encoded by the coding sequence GTGACCGGCCGGCTGCAGGCGTGCGTCGACGGCTACCAGGCGATCGGCCGGCTGCCGTCGGTCGTCGCCGGCGTGCTGCGCCGGGGAGTGCTGGTCGAGGTCGCCGGGGCCGGTGACGTGCCGGGGCCGGACCCGGCGGACGTGCAGTACCGCATCGGGTCGATCACCAAGACCTTCGTCGCCGTCGCGGTGCTGCAGTGCGTGGCCGACGGGTTGCTCGCCCTCGACGACCCGATCGGTGCCGTCGTGCCCGGGACGGGCTACGCCGACGCGACCGTCGCCGGCCTGCTGGGACACGTGTCCGGGATGCAGAGCGAACCGGTCGGTCCGTGGTGGGAGCGGTCCCCGGGTGTGGGCCTGGACGACCTGCTCGCCGCCAACGACGGCACCGGCGCGGTGGCCGACCCGGGGGAGTACTTCCACTACAGCAACCTCGGCTTCGCCCTCCTCGGTGAGGCGGTGGCCCGGCTGCGCGGGCAGTCGTGGTGGGACGTCACCCGGAGTCGCATCCTCGAGCCGCTCGGCATGGGGCGCACCACGTACCTCCCGGTGGGCCCGTCCGCCCAGGGCTTCAGCGTGGGGCACTTCGCGGGGACCCTGACCCGGGAGCCGCATCAGGACACCGGGGCGATGGCGCCGGCCGGACAGGCGTGGAGCACGGTGCAGGACCTGGCCGCCTGGGGACGCTTCCTGGCCCAGGGCGACCCCCGGGTGCTCGACCTCGACGTCCTCAGGGAGGCCTACCGCCCGGGGCAGCGCGACTACGGACTCGGCTTCCGGGTCGTCGAGGCACACGGGCGCCGGCTCGTCGGTCACACCGGCTCGATGCCGGGCTTCCTCGCCAGCCTCTTCGTCGACCCCGCGACCGGCGACGGCTCGGTCCTGCTGACCAACGCCACGACCGGCCTGGTGACCGACGCCGTGCCGGCGCGGTTGCTGGGCGACGAGCCGGTCGAGCCGGCGGCGCCGTGGACACCGACCGTGCGCGTGCCGGACGCCCTCGCCGGCGTGCCCGGCGTGTGGTTCTGGGGCAACACGGCCTTCGAGCTGCGTTGGCACGACGAGCGGCTGGAGGTGCACAGCCTCGCGCTGCAGAACCGGCAGGACGTCTTCGAGGTCCGGGGCGACCGCGTGGTCGGCGTTGCCGGCTACCACCGGGGCGAGACGCTCCACGTCGTACGTCGTGGCGACGGCTCCGTCTCGCACCTGGACTGCGCGACGTTCGTCTACACGCGGACCCCCTACGACCCCGACGTCGAGATCCCCGGCGGGCATCCCGCCTGA
- the gcvP gene encoding aminomethyl-transferring glycine dehydrogenase: MSDAPRHQGQSLSELDGALPFVERHIGLRPDDETAMLKHLGFASLEALMEAAVPGGIRAAAELDLPAPLTEEAAARELRAIAAANRPGETMIGLGYHGTITPPVVRRNVLEDPSWYTAYTPYQPEISQGRLEALINFQTVIGDLTGLPTANASLLDEGTAAAEAMTLVRRGNRKASGPFVVDADALPQTIDVVRTRAEAMGIDVVVADLTDGLPDGELCGVLVQYPGASGRVLDPRPVIEAVHERNGLAVVAADLLALTLLESPGQLGADVVVGSSQRFGVPLFYGGPHAGFMAVAAGLERHLPGRLVGVSVDAEGRPAYRLALQTREQHIRRDKATSNICTAQVLLAVVASMYAVYHGPDGLRAIATRAHRYAAVLAAALVAGGVEVEHQDFFDTLTVSVPGRAAEVVAAARTYGLQLRLVDADRVGISTSETTTRSTVTSVLKAFGVGGDIAALDAATPDALPEPLRRTTEFLTHEVFSTHHSETAMLRYLRRLSARDYALDRGMIPLGSCTMKLNATTEMEPVSLPGFADLHPFAPAEDAAGYRQLVDELEGWLAEVTGYDRVSIQPNAGSQGELAGLLAIRGYHLANGDAGRNVCLIPSSAHGTNAASAVMAGMKVVVVKAADDGAVDLDDLRAQCDKHAEDLAAIMVTYPSTHGAYEDTITQLCEIVHAHGGQVYVDGANLNALLGYAKPGEFGGDVSHLNLHKTFCIPHGGGGPGVGPVAVRAHLAPFLPSHAMHPEEAKRSGIGPISAAPYGSAGILPISWAYIRLMGAAGLTRATATAVLSANYIAARLGEHYPVLYKGHGGLVAHECILDVRGLTKDTGVSVDDVAKRLIDYGFHAPTMSFPVAGTLMVEPTESEDLAEIDRFCDAMIAIKAEIDRVGAGEWSPEDSPLRGAPHTSRALVGDWDRPYSRELAVFPTGIDPDKYWPPVARIDQAYGDRNLVCACPPPEAFAE, encoded by the coding sequence GTGTCCGACGCCCCCCGCCACCAGGGACAGTCGCTGTCCGAGCTCGACGGCGCCCTGCCGTTCGTCGAGCGCCACATCGGGCTGCGCCCCGACGACGAGACCGCGATGCTCAAGCACCTGGGCTTCGCCTCGCTCGAGGCGCTCATGGAGGCGGCCGTGCCCGGCGGCATCCGCGCCGCCGCGGAGCTGGACCTGCCGGCCCCGCTGACCGAGGAGGCGGCCGCTCGCGAGCTGCGCGCCATCGCCGCGGCCAACCGACCGGGGGAGACGATGATCGGCCTGGGCTACCACGGCACGATCACGCCGCCCGTCGTCCGTCGCAACGTGCTCGAGGACCCGAGCTGGTACACCGCCTACACGCCGTACCAGCCGGAGATCTCGCAAGGCCGCCTCGAGGCCCTCATCAACTTCCAGACCGTCATCGGCGACCTCACCGGGCTCCCGACGGCCAACGCGTCCCTGCTCGACGAGGGCACCGCGGCCGCCGAGGCCATGACGCTCGTACGCCGCGGCAACCGCAAGGCGTCCGGTCCCTTCGTCGTCGACGCCGACGCCCTGCCCCAGACCATCGACGTCGTGCGCACCCGCGCCGAGGCGATGGGCATCGACGTGGTCGTCGCCGACCTGACCGACGGGCTGCCCGACGGTGAGCTGTGCGGCGTCCTGGTGCAGTACCCCGGCGCGTCCGGCCGGGTGCTGGACCCCCGCCCCGTCATCGAGGCGGTCCACGAGCGCAACGGGCTCGCGGTCGTCGCGGCCGACCTGCTCGCGCTCACCCTGCTGGAGTCGCCGGGCCAGCTCGGTGCCGACGTCGTGGTGGGCTCCTCGCAGCGCTTCGGCGTGCCGCTGTTCTACGGCGGCCCGCACGCCGGCTTCATGGCGGTCGCCGCGGGGCTCGAGCGGCACCTGCCGGGGCGCCTGGTGGGTGTCTCCGTCGACGCCGAGGGCCGACCGGCCTACCGGCTCGCACTGCAGACCCGCGAGCAGCACATCCGCCGGGACAAGGCGACGTCCAACATCTGCACCGCGCAGGTCCTGCTGGCGGTCGTGGCCTCCATGTACGCCGTCTACCACGGCCCCGACGGCCTGCGGGCGATCGCGACCCGCGCCCACCGCTACGCCGCCGTGCTCGCCGCGGCCCTCGTTGCCGGTGGGGTGGAGGTCGAGCACCAGGACTTCTTCGACACCCTGACCGTGTCGGTCCCCGGCCGCGCGGCCGAGGTCGTCGCCGCCGCCCGCACCTACGGACTGCAGCTGCGCCTCGTCGATGCCGACCGGGTCGGTATCTCCACCTCGGAGACCACCACCCGGTCCACGGTCACCAGTGTCCTCAAGGCCTTCGGCGTCGGCGGCGACATCGCGGCCCTCGACGCGGCCACGCCGGACGCCCTGCCCGAGCCGCTGCGTCGTACGACCGAGTTCCTCACCCACGAGGTGTTCTCGACCCACCACAGCGAGACCGCGATGCTGCGCTACCTGCGCCGCCTCTCGGCCCGCGACTACGCGCTCGACCGCGGCATGATCCCGCTGGGCTCGTGCACGATGAAGCTCAACGCGACCACGGAGATGGAGCCGGTGTCGCTGCCTGGCTTCGCCGACCTGCACCCCTTCGCCCCGGCCGAGGACGCGGCCGGCTACCGACAGCTCGTCGACGAGCTCGAGGGCTGGCTGGCCGAGGTGACGGGCTACGACCGCGTCTCGATCCAGCCCAACGCCGGCTCGCAGGGTGAGCTCGCCGGGCTGCTCGCGATCCGCGGCTACCACCTCGCCAACGGTGACGCCGGGCGCAACGTGTGCCTGATCCCGTCGTCGGCGCACGGCACCAACGCCGCCTCCGCGGTGATGGCCGGCATGAAGGTGGTCGTGGTCAAGGCCGCCGACGACGGCGCGGTCGACCTCGACGACCTCCGTGCCCAGTGCGACAAGCATGCCGAGGACCTGGCCGCGATCATGGTCACCTACCCCTCGACGCACGGCGCCTACGAGGACACCATCACGCAGCTCTGCGAGATCGTGCACGCCCACGGTGGCCAGGTCTACGTCGACGGCGCCAACCTCAACGCGCTGCTCGGCTACGCCAAGCCGGGCGAGTTCGGCGGCGACGTCTCCCACCTGAACCTCCACAAGACCTTCTGCATCCCGCACGGTGGCGGCGGCCCCGGCGTCGGCCCGGTGGCGGTGCGCGCGCACCTCGCGCCGTTCCTGCCCTCGCACGCCATGCACCCCGAGGAGGCCAAGCGTTCGGGCATCGGCCCGATCAGCGCCGCGCCCTACGGGTCCGCCGGCATCCTGCCGATCTCGTGGGCCTACATCCGGCTCATGGGGGCGGCCGGCCTGACCCGCGCGACGGCGACCGCCGTCCTGTCGGCCAACTACATCGCCGCGCGGCTCGGGGAGCACTACCCGGTGCTCTACAAGGGCCACGGCGGCCTGGTCGCCCACGAGTGCATCCTCGACGTCCGGGGCCTGACCAAGGACACCGGCGTGAGCGTCGACGACGTGGCCAAGCGCCTCATCGACTACGGCTTCCATGCGCCGACCATGTCGTTCCCCGTCGCGGGCACCCTGATGGTCGAGCCCACGGAGTCCGAGGACCTCGCCGAGATCGACCGCTTCTGCGACGCGATGATCGCCATCAAGGCGGAGATCGACCGCGTTGGGGCGGGGGAGTGGAGCCCCGAGGACTCGCCGCTGCGCGGTGCCCCGCACACCTCGCGCGCGCTGGTCGGCGACTGGGACCGCCCCTACTCCCGCGAGCTCGCGGTCTTCCCGACCGGCATCGACCCGGACAAGTACTGGCCGCCGGTCGCGCGGATCGACCAGGCCTACGGCGACCGCAACCTCGTGTGCGCCTGCCCGCCGCCGGAGGCCTTCGCCGAGTGA